The sequence below is a genomic window from Vibrio spartinae.
ATGCATTGGTTTGACCGCATCAATAAACGGCTGCTTCTCAACCTTCACGAAAGTAACACCCATCGCTGATTTGGCTTTTTCTTGCGCTTTGGCAATCATTTTGGTCCAAAGATCTTTGTGATACAGCATGGACTCTTTCGCTGCTTTACGAATAGCAACTTGCTGATCCGGTGTGAGTTTTTCCCAAGACTCTTCACTGATCACGAGAACATCAGGAATCATCGTATGTTCATCCATACTAAAGAATTTCGCCACTTCACCATGACGAGAGTTGGTTAAAGCTGTTTCATTGTTCTCAGCACCATCGACCACACCTTGTTGCAGTGCTGTATACAGTTCACCATAAGCCAGCGGTGTTGGTGATCCCCCCATGAGTTTAATCATGTTGACTGCGGTAGGACTGGGTTGTACACGAATTTTCATACCTTTCAGATCAGCCGGTGACTTGATCGGCTTCTTCGCATAAAAGCTACGGGCACCACCATCATAGTAAGTTAAACCAATGAACCCTTTTCCTTTGGATGCATTTAAAATGTCATCTCCGACCTTACCGGTCATTACACGGTAAAAATGGTCGCGATTATGGAAAATATAAGGGATGTTAAATGCACCGTAGGCGGGTTCAAACGACTCCAGCTCACTCGCATTTGATTTCGCGATGTCCAAAGCGCCATTTTGCAGCAATTCCATCGATTCACGCTGCGTCCCTAACTGGCCGTTCGGGTAGATACGAATTTTTACCTCACCGTGCGTATACTCTTTCACTTTGTCTGCCATATATTTCATTGACTTGTGAACCGGGTGATTTCTGTCTTGGTTATGGCTCAACTTTAAAATGGTTGTCGCAGATGCTGTAAAAGAAATTGAAGCTGCCGCCACACAAGCCATCAGGGTAGACAGCGTTTTTTTATTCAACCGCATAATATTCTCCATTTAGAGTGATGTTGTTTTCATGCGTTATCTTTCAGATTATCGGATGAGCAATCCATGTCTATTTGTCTCATCTCTAGTAGGTCACTATTAAATTAACTGTCAATGCAGACCAATTTCAAGACAAAACTTTAAATTGGTTGACCAACTTCATAAAAAACGACCACAACTGTTCAGACCAAATATTAATGAGAGTTCGATCACAGGCTATTTTTGTGCGACATGCTCTAATGCCAAGCGATTTTAAGGAAATAATTCCCCCCCAACATGCTTATATAACAAAATTGGTTTACCAGGAGTCATTATGGACAAGTTAATAGGCGTCATTAATCGAGGACTATCGATGTTCTGCATCGGGTTATCCAGCGTCCTCGTTATTTGCGTCGTCTGGCAAGTTTTCTCTCGGTATGTATTGAACACACCCAGTACAACAACAGACGAACTCGCTCGCTTTCTT
It includes:
- a CDS encoding TRAP transporter substrate-binding protein — encoded protein: MRLNKKTLSTLMACVAAASISFTASATTILKLSHNQDRNHPVHKSMKYMADKVKEYTHGEVKIRIYPNGQLGTQRESMELLQNGALDIAKSNASELESFEPAYGAFNIPYIFHNRDHFYRVMTGKVGDDILNASKGKGFIGLTYYDGGARSFYAKKPIKSPADLKGMKIRVQPSPTAVNMIKLMGGSPTPLAYGELYTALQQGVVDGAENNETALTNSRHGEVAKFFSMDEHTMIPDVLVISEESWEKLTPDQQVAIRKAAKESMLYHKDLWTKMIAKAQEKAKSAMGVTFVKVEKQPFIDAVKPMHDEALNNKAISKYVKDIDALASN